A genome region from Paradevosia shaoguanensis includes the following:
- a CDS encoding ABC transporter substrate-binding protein, with protein MSILSPLSRGMLRAVGFSALAIAAVQATPAWAQSGDLVVNSATAPSSLDPAWACGLPEISFLQNFYVRLVQYGVKDGPEGTKVVDYGTIEPYLADSWTVSEDGKVYTFKLKDGFKFQSGAPIDAAAVKYSFDRVLKMAGCGRFFLTDGFIDPVIIDSVEAPDASTVVITLNRPNANMLVDWATHAGSIVDPAVVEANGGVVEGQPNQFMSSNVTASGPFLLEAYTPNQSARMVANPAFAGEAPASSAIQVNWIAAAPTLLLQARTGQADITFGISKQAATTLKDSQDVRVLAYTNPFVQQMMLPNSKAPWDNPKVREAVAHAVPYQQIVDRIAYGYGTLYYGPIPPSLPGFNADLSKPVEFDLDKAKALLAESGVTLPIEVEVLVQEGDATQQQIATVLQSTWADLGINLKIRVAPGAEYQDLTQGHKVQSLMRLDGPGVFEAGYYFGYDVMCNNPNNLTEYCDPAVDELVNKLRATADAPERQAILDEITTKWRAGYPKLQFFEDQPVVVLSKAVTDFTFAPLPDYRTWRK; from the coding sequence ATGAGCATACTCTCTCCGCTATCGCGCGGAATGCTGAGGGCTGTTGGCTTCTCGGCTCTCGCTATTGCTGCCGTGCAGGCGACTCCGGCATGGGCGCAATCGGGCGATCTGGTCGTCAACAGCGCCACCGCGCCGTCGAGCCTTGATCCGGCCTGGGCCTGCGGCCTGCCGGAAATCAGCTTCCTGCAGAATTTCTATGTCCGGCTCGTCCAGTATGGCGTCAAGGATGGCCCGGAGGGTACCAAGGTCGTCGATTACGGCACGATCGAACCCTATCTCGCCGATTCCTGGACCGTCAGCGAAGACGGCAAGGTCTATACCTTCAAGCTCAAGGACGGCTTCAAGTTCCAGAGCGGCGCGCCGATCGACGCGGCGGCGGTCAAGTATTCCTTCGACCGCGTGCTCAAGATGGCCGGCTGCGGCCGCTTCTTTCTGACCGACGGCTTCATCGATCCGGTGATCATCGATTCCGTCGAGGCGCCTGACGCCAGCACCGTCGTCATCACGCTCAACCGCCCCAACGCCAACATGCTGGTGGATTGGGCGACCCATGCCGGCTCGATCGTCGATCCCGCCGTGGTCGAGGCCAATGGCGGCGTTGTCGAGGGGCAGCCGAACCAGTTCATGTCGTCCAACGTGACGGCCTCCGGCCCGTTCCTGCTCGAGGCCTATACTCCCAACCAGTCGGCACGCATGGTCGCCAATCCGGCTTTCGCAGGTGAGGCGCCCGCTTCTTCCGCCATCCAGGTCAACTGGATCGCCGCGGCGCCGACGCTGCTGCTCCAGGCCCGCACCGGCCAGGCCGACATCACCTTCGGCATTTCCAAGCAGGCTGCGACCACGCTCAAGGATAGCCAGGACGTGCGCGTACTGGCCTATACCAATCCCTTCGTGCAGCAGATGATGCTGCCCAACAGCAAGGCGCCCTGGGATAATCCGAAGGTGCGCGAGGCCGTGGCTCATGCCGTGCCCTACCAGCAGATCGTGGACCGCATCGCCTATGGCTACGGCACGCTCTATTACGGGCCGATCCCGCCGAGCCTGCCCGGCTTCAACGCTGACCTGAGCAAGCCGGTCGAGTTCGATCTCGACAAGGCCAAGGCGCTGCTCGCCGAGAGCGGCGTGACGCTGCCGATCGAGGTGGAAGTGCTGGTGCAGGAAGGCGATGCTACCCAGCAGCAGATTGCCACCGTCCTCCAGAGCACCTGGGCGGACCTGGGCATCAACCTCAAGATCCGCGTGGCGCCCGGCGCCGAGTACCAGGATCTGACGCAGGGCCACAAGGTCCAGTCGCTGATGCGCCTGGATGGGCCGGGCGTGTTCGAAGCCGGCTATTACTTCGGCTACGACGTCATGTGCAACAACCCCAATAACCTCACGGAATACTGCGATCCGGCCGTCGACGAGCTGGTGAACAAGCTGCGGGCAACCGCCGACGCCCCCGAGCGCCAGGCGATCCTAGACGAGATCACCACCAAGTGGCGCGCGGGCTATCCCAAGCTGCAGTTCTTCGAGGATCAGCCAGTAGTGGTCCTGAGCAAGGCGGTCACCGACTTCACCTTCGCTCCGCTGCCCGACTATCGCACCTGGCGCAAGTAA